Proteins from a single region of Palaemon carinicauda isolate YSFRI2023 chromosome 1, ASM3689809v2, whole genome shotgun sequence:
- the LOC137648251 gene encoding uncharacterized protein isoform X1 produces the protein MFNTLKKKRVRRMPVNSESTTTLKLPRTLKKRAVYSVALWLIKKSFPVITSLDKSPVEEKVALKRFKTWYWSSTGQWLGGRTSVLRYLVGRSLIDALDVNSNLFNSKTYEKFMLELLFSPVAGEIEGPHQKFLEPIITYKLLSFLMEFIPFHLENLVDMSIAFDEPLIIKKILSGSPHLKSIHLGLNINENLIHLKDHAPNLEKISLDVELINTTLRVQLEEELFPAFFSSTMKAEVKSSLESKKSLCVSFKSLKQLTIRCDAYFGALSLFVQAICYYYPNMKFRFISLIALPLDFYMRRAPYISVILKLVPSEIEDMWLTNVYSSQIQLMGISVQEQLFTDIPVHSSKISDMINQYFHHASHLQLLLSSGSYRQLRFIAWADRAIEISYDIPPAAQVLTHLSVLGSIDRDHDAELMMSIFNECKNMKVLSLMINMKRKYPLIELKPHINLTVFKIRQSNMQLSSMTCCFSVYEHPVGLIETIGNIHENTVPLVRAILSSAPNLEIVEIPYHEQLLDLVLRGNLSRVHTWCITGGNIVNLQSWINCMESIRRVVFMNHMPFAVYLYLKQRFWQTRLQICYSKAREVFPFKDLSSE, from the exons ATGTTTAATACATTGAAGAAAAAACGG GTGAGGAGAATGCCTGTAAACAGCGAgtctaccacaaccctaaaacttCCAAGAACACTAAAAAAACGTGCGGTCTATTCAGTTGCCTTATGGCTCATTAAAAAAAGCTTCCCAGTTATCACGAGTCTAGATAAATCACCTGTTGAGGAAAAG GTTGCCTTAAAACGTTTCAAGACTTGGTACTGGTCAAGTACGGGCCAATGGCTTGGAGGACGCACTTCTGTCCTGAGATATCTAGTTGGGAGGTCATTGATTGACGCCCTTGATGTGAACAGCAATTTATTCAACAGCAAAACTTACGAAAAGTTCATGCTGGAACTGTTGTTTTCACCTGTCGCTGGAGAGATAGAGGGTCCTCATCAAAAG ttcttgGAACCTATCATAACTTATAAGTTACTGAGTTTCTTGATGGAATTTATTCCTTTTCATCTGGAAAATCTTGTTGATATGAGCATTGCATTTGATGAACCTCTAATAATCAAGAAAATACTATCTGGTTCACCACACCTGAAGTCTATTCACCTGGGCCTAAATATAAATGAAAACCTTATTCACCTGAAGGATCATGCTCCAAATTTGGAGAAAATATCATTAGATGTTGAGCTTATTAACACTACTCTACGTGTACAACTAGAGGAAGAACTTTTCCCAGCTTTCTTTTCAAGTACAATGAAAGCAGAAGTAAAGTCTTCTTTGGAGAGTAAAAAATCACTATGTGTGTCATTCAAAAGTTTAAAACAATTAACGATAAGGTGTGATGCTTATTTTGGGGCCCTATCCCTGTTTGTCCAagcaatttgttattattatccaaATATGAAATTTAGATTTATATCATTGATTGCACTACCATTAGACTTCTATATGAGGAGGGCACCATACATATCTGTAATACTTAAGCTAGTGCCATCAGAAATTGAAGATATGTGGTTAACTAATGTTTATTCAAGTCAAATACAGCTGATGGGCATCTCAGTACAAGagcaattatttacagatattccTGTGCATAGTTCTAAAATTTCTGACATGATTAATCAATATTTCCATCATGCAAGCCACCTGCAGCTATTACTATCTAGCGGATCATATCGGCAACTTAGATTTATTGCATGGGCTGACAGGGCGATAGAGATTTCTTACGATATTCCACCTGCAGCACAAGTACTTACTCATCTCTCTGTTCTTGGATCAATAGATAGGGACCATGATGCAGAGCTAATGATGAGCATATTCAATGAGTGTAAAAACATGAAAGTGCTGAGTCTCATGATTAATATGAAAAGGAAGTATCCACTGATTGAGCTGAAACCTCACATTAATCTCACGGTATTCAAAATTCGCCAGTCGAACATGCAGTTATCAAGTATGACATGTTGTTTTTCAGTTTATGAGCACCCTGTGGGTTTAATAGAGACCATTGGCAATATACACGAGAATACTGTTCCTCTTGTGAGGGCCATATTAAGCTCTGCACCCAACCTAGAGATAGTGGAGATCCCATACCATGAGCAATTGTTAGATTTGGTCTTACGTGGTAACCTCAGTCGTGTCCATACATGGTGCATCACTGGAGGAAATATAGTGAATCTTCAATCGTGGATAAACTGTATGGAATCAATTAGAAGGGTTGTGTTTATGAATCACATGCCATTTGCTGTATACCTGTATTTGAAGCAAAGGTTTTGGCAGACAAGATTGCAAATCTGTTATAGTAAAGCTAGAGAAGTATTTCCATTTAAGGATCTGTCTTCAGAGTAA
- the LOC137648251 gene encoding uncharacterized protein isoform X6 — MFNTLKKKRVRRMPVNSESTTTLKLPRTLKKRAVYSVALWLIKKSFPVITSLDKSPVEEKVALKRFKTWYWSSTGQWLGGRTSVLRYLVGRSLIDALDVNSNLFNSKTYEKFMLELLFSPVAGEIEGPHQKH, encoded by the exons ATGTTTAATACATTGAAGAAAAAACGG GTGAGGAGAATGCCTGTAAACAGCGAgtctaccacaaccctaaaacttCCAAGAACACTAAAAAAACGTGCGGTCTATTCAGTTGCCTTATGGCTCATTAAAAAAAGCTTCCCAGTTATCACGAGTCTAGATAAATCACCTGTTGAGGAAAAG GTTGCCTTAAAACGTTTCAAGACTTGGTACTGGTCAAGTACGGGCCAATGGCTTGGAGGACGCACTTCTGTCCTGAGATATCTAGTTGGGAGGTCATTGATTGACGCCCTTGATGTGAACAGCAATTTATTCAACAGCAAAACTTACGAAAAGTTCATGCTGGAACTGTTGTTTTCACCTGTCGCTGGAGAGATAGAGGGTCCTCATCAAAAG CACTAG
- the LOC137648251 gene encoding uncharacterized protein isoform X2, translating into MPVNSESTTTLKLPRTLKKRAVYSVALWLIKKSFPVITSLDKSPVEEKVALKRFKTWYWSSTGQWLGGRTSVLRYLVGRSLIDALDVNSNLFNSKTYEKFMLELLFSPVAGEIEGPHQKFLEPIITYKLLSFLMEFIPFHLENLVDMSIAFDEPLIIKKILSGSPHLKSIHLGLNINENLIHLKDHAPNLEKISLDVELINTTLRVQLEEELFPAFFSSTMKAEVKSSLESKKSLCVSFKSLKQLTIRCDAYFGALSLFVQAICYYYPNMKFRFISLIALPLDFYMRRAPYISVILKLVPSEIEDMWLTNVYSSQIQLMGISVQEQLFTDIPVHSSKISDMINQYFHHASHLQLLLSSGSYRQLRFIAWADRAIEISYDIPPAAQVLTHLSVLGSIDRDHDAELMMSIFNECKNMKVLSLMINMKRKYPLIELKPHINLTVFKIRQSNMQLSSMTCCFSVYEHPVGLIETIGNIHENTVPLVRAILSSAPNLEIVEIPYHEQLLDLVLRGNLSRVHTWCITGGNIVNLQSWINCMESIRRVVFMNHMPFAVYLYLKQRFWQTRLQICYSKAREVFPFKDLSSE; encoded by the exons ATGCCTGTAAACAGCGAgtctaccacaaccctaaaacttCCAAGAACACTAAAAAAACGTGCGGTCTATTCAGTTGCCTTATGGCTCATTAAAAAAAGCTTCCCAGTTATCACGAGTCTAGATAAATCACCTGTTGAGGAAAAG GTTGCCTTAAAACGTTTCAAGACTTGGTACTGGTCAAGTACGGGCCAATGGCTTGGAGGACGCACTTCTGTCCTGAGATATCTAGTTGGGAGGTCATTGATTGACGCCCTTGATGTGAACAGCAATTTATTCAACAGCAAAACTTACGAAAAGTTCATGCTGGAACTGTTGTTTTCACCTGTCGCTGGAGAGATAGAGGGTCCTCATCAAAAG ttcttgGAACCTATCATAACTTATAAGTTACTGAGTTTCTTGATGGAATTTATTCCTTTTCATCTGGAAAATCTTGTTGATATGAGCATTGCATTTGATGAACCTCTAATAATCAAGAAAATACTATCTGGTTCACCACACCTGAAGTCTATTCACCTGGGCCTAAATATAAATGAAAACCTTATTCACCTGAAGGATCATGCTCCAAATTTGGAGAAAATATCATTAGATGTTGAGCTTATTAACACTACTCTACGTGTACAACTAGAGGAAGAACTTTTCCCAGCTTTCTTTTCAAGTACAATGAAAGCAGAAGTAAAGTCTTCTTTGGAGAGTAAAAAATCACTATGTGTGTCATTCAAAAGTTTAAAACAATTAACGATAAGGTGTGATGCTTATTTTGGGGCCCTATCCCTGTTTGTCCAagcaatttgttattattatccaaATATGAAATTTAGATTTATATCATTGATTGCACTACCATTAGACTTCTATATGAGGAGGGCACCATACATATCTGTAATACTTAAGCTAGTGCCATCAGAAATTGAAGATATGTGGTTAACTAATGTTTATTCAAGTCAAATACAGCTGATGGGCATCTCAGTACAAGagcaattatttacagatattccTGTGCATAGTTCTAAAATTTCTGACATGATTAATCAATATTTCCATCATGCAAGCCACCTGCAGCTATTACTATCTAGCGGATCATATCGGCAACTTAGATTTATTGCATGGGCTGACAGGGCGATAGAGATTTCTTACGATATTCCACCTGCAGCACAAGTACTTACTCATCTCTCTGTTCTTGGATCAATAGATAGGGACCATGATGCAGAGCTAATGATGAGCATATTCAATGAGTGTAAAAACATGAAAGTGCTGAGTCTCATGATTAATATGAAAAGGAAGTATCCACTGATTGAGCTGAAACCTCACATTAATCTCACGGTATTCAAAATTCGCCAGTCGAACATGCAGTTATCAAGTATGACATGTTGTTTTTCAGTTTATGAGCACCCTGTGGGTTTAATAGAGACCATTGGCAATATACACGAGAATACTGTTCCTCTTGTGAGGGCCATATTAAGCTCTGCACCCAACCTAGAGATAGTGGAGATCCCATACCATGAGCAATTGTTAGATTTGGTCTTACGTGGTAACCTCAGTCGTGTCCATACATGGTGCATCACTGGAGGAAATATAGTGAATCTTCAATCGTGGATAAACTGTATGGAATCAATTAGAAGGGTTGTGTTTATGAATCACATGCCATTTGCTGTATACCTGTATTTGAAGCAAAGGTTTTGGCAGACAAGATTGCAAATCTGTTATAGTAAAGCTAGAGAAGTATTTCCATTTAAGGATCTGTCTTCAGAGTAA
- the LOC137648251 gene encoding uncharacterized protein isoform X3, whose protein sequence is MFNTLKKKRVRRMPVNSESTTTLKLPRTLKKRAVYSVALWLIKKSFPVITSLDKSPVEEKVALKRFKTWYWSSTGQWLGGRTSVLRYLVGRSLIDALDVNSNLFNSKTYEKFMLELLFSPVAGEIEGPHQKQNFSSIHHFQKQSSKLAHTHFGDSFFDKTW, encoded by the exons ATGTTTAATACATTGAAGAAAAAACGG GTGAGGAGAATGCCTGTAAACAGCGAgtctaccacaaccctaaaacttCCAAGAACACTAAAAAAACGTGCGGTCTATTCAGTTGCCTTATGGCTCATTAAAAAAAGCTTCCCAGTTATCACGAGTCTAGATAAATCACCTGTTGAGGAAAAG GTTGCCTTAAAACGTTTCAAGACTTGGTACTGGTCAAGTACGGGCCAATGGCTTGGAGGACGCACTTCTGTCCTGAGATATCTAGTTGGGAGGTCATTGATTGACGCCCTTGATGTGAACAGCAATTTATTCAACAGCAAAACTTACGAAAAGTTCATGCTGGAACTGTTGTTTTCACCTGTCGCTGGAGAGATAGAGGGTCCTCATCAAAAG CAAAATTTCAGCAGTATCCATCATTTCCAGAAACAATCATCAAAATTGGCGCACACACATTTTGGTGATTCCTTTTTTGATAAAACCTGGTAG
- the LOC137648251 gene encoding uncharacterized protein isoform X5, translating into MFNTLKKKRVRRMPVNSESTTTLKLPRTLKKRAVYSVALWLIKKSFPVITSLDKSPVEEKVALKRFKTWYWSSTGQWLGGRTSVLRYLVGRSLIDALDVNSNLFNSKTYEKFMLELLFSPVAGEIEGPHQKVHWGEGCITCHCYP; encoded by the exons ATGTTTAATACATTGAAGAAAAAACGG GTGAGGAGAATGCCTGTAAACAGCGAgtctaccacaaccctaaaacttCCAAGAACACTAAAAAAACGTGCGGTCTATTCAGTTGCCTTATGGCTCATTAAAAAAAGCTTCCCAGTTATCACGAGTCTAGATAAATCACCTGTTGAGGAAAAG GTTGCCTTAAAACGTTTCAAGACTTGGTACTGGTCAAGTACGGGCCAATGGCTTGGAGGACGCACTTCTGTCCTGAGATATCTAGTTGGGAGGTCATTGATTGACGCCCTTGATGTGAACAGCAATTTATTCAACAGCAAAACTTACGAAAAGTTCATGCTGGAACTGTTGTTTTCACCTGTCGCTGGAGAGATAGAGGGTCCTCATCAAAAG gtacactggGGAGAGGgttgcatcacctgccactgctacccttaa
- the LOC137648251 gene encoding uncharacterized protein isoform X4, which translates to MFNTLKKKRVRRMPVNSESTTTLKLPRTLKKRAVYSVALWLIKKSFPVITSLDKSPVEEKVALKRFKTWYWSSTGQWLGGRTSVLRYLVGRSLIDALDVNSNLFNSKTYEKFMLELLFSPVAGEIEGPHQKATNNIFLIGYQKANFNAQLVHTS; encoded by the exons ATGTTTAATACATTGAAGAAAAAACGG GTGAGGAGAATGCCTGTAAACAGCGAgtctaccacaaccctaaaacttCCAAGAACACTAAAAAAACGTGCGGTCTATTCAGTTGCCTTATGGCTCATTAAAAAAAGCTTCCCAGTTATCACGAGTCTAGATAAATCACCTGTTGAGGAAAAG GTTGCCTTAAAACGTTTCAAGACTTGGTACTGGTCAAGTACGGGCCAATGGCTTGGAGGACGCACTTCTGTCCTGAGATATCTAGTTGGGAGGTCATTGATTGACGCCCTTGATGTGAACAGCAATTTATTCAACAGCAAAACTTACGAAAAGTTCATGCTGGAACTGTTGTTTTCACCTGTCGCTGGAGAGATAGAGGGTCCTCATCAAAAG GCTACCAACAATATCTTCCTTATAGGGTACCAAAAAGCCAATTTCAATGCACAACTTGTGCACACTTCATAG